From a single Aricia agestis chromosome 17, ilAriAges1.1, whole genome shotgun sequence genomic region:
- the LOC121735715 gene encoding tRNA-splicing endonuclease subunit Sen2 isoform X1: MKNICIEKQSALVVCELVTHSSKNNFWEAASSFVMTSLTDNCQSNDLNSTHPMEIELKFPLDTGVNSMQMLFTGYFNGLGVEVKSFEEIGFLYHMGCFGKGSMSRSQPAMIQTDELPCMMRKRQFQKRNYWYKRFLSSQQNKDGDLFFKHVDELMSKLVRDGKQKTAREVIDLVSTDEEEESLEDCSLNSQLDYNFINKENVAVIVPNSDSEDDDYFSTMKPKSCLNKVKIEEKLMLSLQESFYLVYALECLQVLSLENQIMSTQQCWDLFCETEKCFLEKYVVYHYLRSKGYVVKPGIKFGGDYLLYREGPGINHADYIVVVKCGDDQFDWISILGHVRMANTTVKEVMIVEVVKSSKEDIKLPNDLGEYSVREIILTRNIPATINNDDE, translated from the exons ATGAA gaatatttgtatagaaaaaCAATCTGCACTTGTGGTTTGTGAACTTGTGACACAttcttctaaaaataatttttgggaAGCGGCCAGTTCTTTTGTCATGACTAGTCTAACAGATAATTGTCAAAGTAATGACCTCAATAGCACACATCCTATGGAGATTGAATTAAAGTTTCCTCTTGATACAGGAGTTAATTCAATGCAAATGCTATTTACTGGTTATTTCAATGGACTGGGAGTTGAGGTGAAATCGTTTGAGGAGATTGGCTTCTTATACCATATGGGATGTTTTGGAAAAGGCAGCATGTCCAGGTCTCAGCCTGCCATGATACAGACAGATGAACTACCCTGTATGATGCGTAAGAGACAGTTTCAAAAAAGAAATTACTGGTACAAGAGATTTTTGAGCTCACAACAAAATAAAGATGGTGATTTATTTTTCAAACATGTTGATGAACTTATGTCTAAATTAGTTCGGGATGGTAAACAAAAAACTGCTAGGGAGGTAATTGATTTAGTTTCAACTGATGAAGAGGAAGAGTCTTTAGAAGATTGTAGTTTAAATAGTCAATTAGActacaattttataaataaggaAAATGTAGCAGTCATTGTGCCAAACAGTGATTCAGAAGATGATGATTACTTTTCCACAATGAAGCCAAAGAGCTgcttaaataaagtaaaaattgaaGAAAAGCTGATGTTGTCTCTGCAGGAATCATTCTACCTTGTCTATGCACTGGAATGTTTACAAGTTTTAAGTTTAGAAAACCAAATCATGAGTACACAACAATGTTGGGATTTATTTTGTGAAACAGAGAAGTGTTTTTTAGAAAAGTATGTGGTGTACCATTATCTGAGATCTAAGGGTTATGTGGTGAAGCCTGGAATCAAATTTGGTGGAGATTACT TACTTTACAGAGAGGGCCCAGGGATAAATCATGCAGATTATATTGTTGTTGTAAAGTGTGGAGATGATCAATTTGATTGGATCTCAATATTAGGTCATGTGCGTATGGCAAATACTACAGTCAAG GAGGTAATGATAGTCGAGGTAGTCAAGTCTTCCAAAGAGGATATAAAATTACCGAATGATCTTGGTGAATATTCTGTCCGAGAAATAATCTTGACAAGAAACATTCCAGCAACAataaataatgatgatgaataa
- the LOC121735716 gene encoding 26S proteasome non-ATPase regulatory subunit 14: protein MDRLLRLGGGMPGLSQPPPPTDAPVVDTAEQVYISSLALLKMLKHGRAGVPMEVMGLMLGEFVDDYTVRVIDVFAMPQTGTGVSVEAVDPVFQAKMLDMLKQTGRPEMVVGWYHSHPGFGCWLSGVDINTQQSFEALSERAVAVVVDPIQSVKGKVVIDAFRLINPNMMVLGQEPRQTTSNLGHLQKPSVQALIHGLNRHYYSISINYRKNELEQKMLLNLHKKSWMDGLSLADYKEHCLINETTVTDMLELAKNYNKALEDEEKMTPEQLAIKNVGKQDPKRHLEEKVDILMANNIVQSLGAMLDTMVFK from the exons ATGGATCGTCTACTTCGTCTCGGAGGGGGCATGCCGGGGCTCTCTCAGCCTCCTCCACCGACCGATGCTCCCGTGGTGGATACCGCTGAACAAGTTTACATTTCCTCTCTAGCCTTATTGAAAATGCTAAAACACGGCCGTGCTGGTGTACCCATGGAGGTTATGGGTCTTATGCTTG GTGAATTTGTTGATGACTATACAGTGAGAGTGATTGATGTATTTGCCATGCCTCAAACTGGTACTGGTGTCTCTGTAGAAGCTGTTGATCCTGTCTTTCAAGCGAAAATGTTGGACATGCTGAAACAGACTGGCCGCCCTGAGATGGTGGTTGGATG GTATCACTCACATCCTGGCTTTGGATGCTGGTTGTCCGGTGTCGACATTAACACCCAGCAGTCATTTGAAGCATTGTCAGAGAGAGCTGTAGCTGTGGTGGTGGACCCCATCCAGTCTGTCAAGGGCAAAGTCGTCATTGACGCCTTCCGTCTCATAAACCCCAACATGATGGTTCTCGGCCAGGAGCCCAGGCAGACCACCTCCAACTTGGGCCATTTACAGAAGCCATCGGTACAGGCTCTGATCCACGGTCTAAACCGACACTACTACTCCATCAGCATAAACTACAGAAAGAATGAGCTCGAGCAAAAGATGCTTCTGAATCTGCATAAAAAGTCATGGATGGATGGTCTCTCCCTGGCTGACTATAAAGAGCATTGCTTAATAAACGAGACCACAGTCACAGACATGCTGGAGCTAGCCAAGAATTATAACAAAGCACTGGAAGACGAGGAGAAGATGACTCCAGAACAGTTAGCGATCAAGAATGTCGGCAAGCAGGACCCGAAGAGGCATCTAGAAGAGAAAGTTGATATCTTGATGGCGAACAACATAGTGCAGTCATTAGGAGCTATGCTAGATACTATggtttttaaatga
- the LOC121735717 gene encoding COX assembly mitochondrial protein homolog, which translates to MPEASVLPKKFSEGPHGLGDPNDKSLRKVEEEVLIPKLIRDKAKTEKCVEEVANFNKCCKESSVFMVVTCRKENSAMKSCLADWYNNEDFRKECTQEYLNQRSHYRSTGIKKPVKRA; encoded by the exons ATGCCTGAAGCTTCGgttttaccaaaaaagttttCTGAGGGGCCTCATGGTTTAG GTGACCCGAACGACAAAAGCTTAAGAAAAGTTGAAGAGGAAGTGTTGATACCGAAACTTATAAGAGACAAAGCTAAAACTGAAAAATGTGTTGAAGAAGTTGCGAATTTTAATAAATGCTGCAAGGAATCCTCGGTTTTTATGGTTGTTACATGTAGAAAAGAAAACTCGGCAATGAAATCATGCTTAGCAGACTGGTACAATAATGAAGATTTCAGAAAGGAGTGCACACAGGAATATTTGAACCAAAGAAGTCATTATAGAAGTACAGGCATAAAGAAACCAGTTAAACGAGCCTAA
- the LOC121735673 gene encoding uncharacterized protein LOC121735673, producing MASKENEDILCNENERPTTFVIQRFNKNDVLKGKSLTCFNSIVKIWTDFLTRKNYVPVQNLSDIVKDLKLPASILKNLLDPTEDSEDIITKSIYRYLTLKIDKINLWEHFFNFPELYDEFDVAHVVQCDATNIDDGVLTREVVARCLSCLHKSPLSGVYTYIKLDLAAKRLLNIDVLQHYKYLVYLDLSSNCLTEVKVLSHLVYLQHLSLHSNSLGAVLDYDIPQWLLTEVYYGHNHVTEIRDLSLFWSITVLDLSHNHIEYINGLENLQFLRRLDLSYNKIKKLENLSNSKLLWLNLSHNDIASFECDEKRGLHTLHQLEYLNVDDNRLGTMKVLSGCARLRELRACNNSFTTLHEVPLCLWQLACLVTVDLRDNPLCGDARYRRVTLNTLPSLYQLDGKVLDPVEISTTKLDMRPDVFTMAERRLLRLLYIEQLSRARVTPYVPPADTDVPIVVLVGPEAVGRGDLARRIAERYHNVDLAKQHTTSSLHSKDHYKLVTRKHFDNMLIAGDLLTCSSVADGTCGLSREKAFVGNGKVKIAIMDLVGALMLRLRGYRPYFILTWCSDKEAMKRRQEDRKRPTEEATTLQVLVSDRIIIGGILQEIIRVAMYDDECPSFSTFSTETRAQPCCACDVNCKCCPCKVGDHSKDYIPNSTLKGESSSLSSSLKESTEDDNWMRSQWATPDNFVPSMENDYDYENIHRNRPGMFWDTIAMDDPDAAYIKLKRIIKDIVSEQKKQKLFDMNFTSHNNNLFKKKMEKISLQLAQQRLFY from the exons atggCCTCCAAAGAAAATgaagatatattatgtaacgaAAATGAGAGGCCAACAACTTTTGTGATccaaagattcaataaaaatgatGTACTAAAAGGAAAATCATTGACATGTTTTAACAGCATTGTAAAAATATGGACTGATTTCCTTACAAGAAAAAACTATGTCCCTGTGCAAAATTTAAGCGATATAGTAAAAG ATCTGAAACTACCTGCCAGTATTTTGAAAAACTTATTAGACCCTACTGAAGATTCGGAAGACATAATAACAAAATCG ATCTACAGAtatctaacacttaaaataGACAAAATAAACTTGTGGGAGCATTTCTTCAACTTTCCTGAGCTGTATGATGAGTTTGATGTGGCTCATGTGGTACAGTGCGACGCGACTAACATTGACGATGGTGTACTGACGAGGGAGGTGGTAGCCAGATGCCTCAGCTGCCTTCACAAGTCCCCGCTCTCGGGAGTGTATACGTACATCAAATTGGATCTGGCAGCGAag CGGCTACTGAATATAGACGTACTTCAGCACTACAAGTATCTAGTTTATCTGGATTTATCCTCGAACTGTCTAACTGAAGTAAAAGTTTTATCCCACTTGGTCTATCTGCAGCACCTCTCACTACACTCGAACAGTCTTGGAGCGGTCCTGGATTACGACATAC CACAGTGGCTGCTTACCGAAGTGTACTACGGGCATAACCACGTCACTGAGATTCGAGATTTGAGCCTCTTCTGGTCAATAACTGTACTGGATCTGTCGCACAATCATATTGAATACATCAATGGCCTTGAAAATTTACA GTTTCTAAGGCGTCTAGATTTATCTTACAACAAGATCAAAAAGCTAGAAAATCTCTCAAACTCCAAACTGCTGTGGCTAAATCTGTCCCACAACGATATCGCTAGTTTCGAGTGCGACGAAAAAAGAGGTCTGCATACACTCCACCAGCTGGAATATTTAAATGTGGACGATAACAGACTCGGAACGATGAAAGTGCTTTCTGGATGTGCGAG ATTAAGGGAGCTCCGCGCGTGTAATAACAGCTTCACCACGCTGCACGAGGTGCCGCTGTGTCTGTGGCAGCTCGCCTGTCTCGTCACTGTCGACTTGCGAGACAACCCCCTGTGTGGTGACGCCCGCTACAGACGCGTGACACTCAACACCCTGCCGAGCCTGTACCAGCTGGACGGCAAGGTTTTGGATCCCGTTGAGATT aGTACAACCAAACTGGACATGCGGCCCGATGTGTTTACAATGGCGGAGCGGCGGCTGCTGCGGCTACTCTACATAGAGCAGCTAAGTCGAGCACGCGTTACGCCGTATGTCCCACCCGCCGACACAGACGTGCCGATAGTGGTGTTGGTGGGCCCTGAAGCGGTTGGCAGAG GCGACCTCGCTCGGCGCATCGCGGAAAGATATCATAATGTTGACTTAGCGAAGCAGCATACCACCTCTTCCCTCCACTCCAAAGACCATTATAAACTAGTAACAAGAAAACACTTCGATAATATGCTCATAGCGGGCGACCTCTTAACTTGCAGCAGCGTAGCTGACGGCACATGTGGACTGA GTCGTGAAAAAGCATTTGTAGGCAATGGGAAAGTGAAAATTGCAATCATGGACTTGGTAGGCGCACTCATGTTGAGGTTGAGGGGATATCGGCCTTATTTCATACTCACTTGGTGTTCTGATAAAGAGGCTATGAAGAGGAGACAGGAGGACAGAAAACG ACCAACTGAAGAGGCAACCACACTTCAGGTCCTTGTCTCCGACCGTATCATCATCGGTGGAATACTACAAGAGATTATTAGG GTCGCCATGTATGATGATGAATGTCCGAGTTTCTCTACGTTTTCTACGGAGACTCGCGCACAGCCATGTTGTGCGTGCGACGTGAACTGCAAATGTTGTCCCTGCAAAGTTGGTGATCACAGCAA agACTATATTCCAAATAGTACCCTGAAAG GCGAATCATCGTCCCTATCTAGTAGTCTCAAAGAAAGCACGGAAGACGATAATTGGATGCGCAGTCAAtgg GCAACGCCTGATAACTTTGTTCCAAGTATGGAAAATGACTATGACTACGAAAACATTCATCGCAACCGTCCGGGCATGTTTTGGGACACA ATTGCTATGGATGATCCTGATGCAGCctatataaagctgaagaggaTTATAAAGGATATTGTAAGTGAGCAAAAGAAACAGAAACTTTTCGACATGAACTTTACcagccataataataatttgtttaagaaAAAGATGGAAAAGATCTCCCTGCAACTTGCACAACAGcgtctattttattaa
- the LOC121735715 gene encoding tRNA-splicing endonuclease subunit Sen2 isoform X2 translates to MTSLTDNCQSNDLNSTHPMEIELKFPLDTGVNSMQMLFTGYFNGLGVEVKSFEEIGFLYHMGCFGKGSMSRSQPAMIQTDELPCMMRKRQFQKRNYWYKRFLSSQQNKDGDLFFKHVDELMSKLVRDGKQKTAREVIDLVSTDEEEESLEDCSLNSQLDYNFINKENVAVIVPNSDSEDDDYFSTMKPKSCLNKVKIEEKLMLSLQESFYLVYALECLQVLSLENQIMSTQQCWDLFCETEKCFLEKYVVYHYLRSKGYVVKPGIKFGGDYLLYREGPGINHADYIVVVKCGDDQFDWISILGHVRMANTTVKEVMIVEVVKSSKEDIKLPNDLGEYSVREIILTRNIPATINNDDE, encoded by the exons ATGACTAGTCTAACAGATAATTGTCAAAGTAATGACCTCAATAGCACACATCCTATGGAGATTGAATTAAAGTTTCCTCTTGATACAGGAGTTAATTCAATGCAAATGCTATTTACTGGTTATTTCAATGGACTGGGAGTTGAGGTGAAATCGTTTGAGGAGATTGGCTTCTTATACCATATGGGATGTTTTGGAAAAGGCAGCATGTCCAGGTCTCAGCCTGCCATGATACAGACAGATGAACTACCCTGTATGATGCGTAAGAGACAGTTTCAAAAAAGAAATTACTGGTACAAGAGATTTTTGAGCTCACAACAAAATAAAGATGGTGATTTATTTTTCAAACATGTTGATGAACTTATGTCTAAATTAGTTCGGGATGGTAAACAAAAAACTGCTAGGGAGGTAATTGATTTAGTTTCAACTGATGAAGAGGAAGAGTCTTTAGAAGATTGTAGTTTAAATAGTCAATTAGActacaattttataaataaggaAAATGTAGCAGTCATTGTGCCAAACAGTGATTCAGAAGATGATGATTACTTTTCCACAATGAAGCCAAAGAGCTgcttaaataaagtaaaaattgaaGAAAAGCTGATGTTGTCTCTGCAGGAATCATTCTACCTTGTCTATGCACTGGAATGTTTACAAGTTTTAAGTTTAGAAAACCAAATCATGAGTACACAACAATGTTGGGATTTATTTTGTGAAACAGAGAAGTGTTTTTTAGAAAAGTATGTGGTGTACCATTATCTGAGATCTAAGGGTTATGTGGTGAAGCCTGGAATCAAATTTGGTGGAGATTACT TACTTTACAGAGAGGGCCCAGGGATAAATCATGCAGATTATATTGTTGTTGTAAAGTGTGGAGATGATCAATTTGATTGGATCTCAATATTAGGTCATGTGCGTATGGCAAATACTACAGTCAAG GAGGTAATGATAGTCGAGGTAGTCAAGTCTTCCAAAGAGGATATAAAATTACCGAATGATCTTGGTGAATATTCTGTCCGAGAAATAATCTTGACAAGAAACATTCCAGCAACAataaataatgatgatgaataa